From one Bradyrhizobium sp. Ash2021 genomic stretch:
- a CDS encoding GNAT family N-acetyltransferase, translated as MRVAYSATEVEIRALQPDDKDDMLAAIGRTSLQSLQRRFFVVKRGFSEKEITFFMNIDFINHVALVALAEEAGRKVIVGGGRYIVTEPGKAEIAFVVIDNYQGQGLGTILMRHLAIIARKVGLKELIAEVLPENAAMRKVFGKFGFQIRGGRDPQVIHLVLEL; from the coding sequence ATGCGGGTGGCCTACTCCGCTACCGAAGTCGAGATTCGCGCACTGCAGCCCGATGACAAGGACGACATGCTCGCTGCAATCGGCCGCACTAGTCTGCAGTCGCTGCAGCGCCGTTTCTTCGTGGTGAAACGCGGGTTCTCGGAGAAGGAGATCACCTTCTTCATGAATATCGATTTCATCAATCACGTCGCACTGGTGGCGCTCGCCGAAGAGGCCGGACGCAAAGTCATCGTCGGCGGCGGTCGTTACATCGTCACCGAACCGGGTAAGGCGGAGATCGCCTTTGTCGTGATCGACAATTATCAGGGACAGGGCTTGGGCACGATACTGATGCGTCACCTCGCCATCATCGCCCGCAAGGTCGGGCTGAAGGAGCTGATCGCCGAGGTTCTGCCGGAGAACGCCGCCATGCGGAAGGTGTTCGGCAAGTTCGGCTTCCAGATTCGCGGGGGGCGAGATCCGCAGGTAATTCATCTGGTCCTTGAGCTTTGA
- the ltrA gene encoding group II intron reverse transcriptase/maturase, which produces MNLTTPEKIRTLQRKLYRKAKAEPAFRFYLLYDKIHREDILRHAYALSRAKAGAPGVDGKTFAAIEASGLEAWLAGLREELISKTYRPDPVRRVTISKPGGGERPLGIPTIRDRVVQTAAKLVLEPIFEADFEDNAYGYRPVRGAVDAVKEVHRLIGRGYTDVVDADLSRYFDSIPHDELLKSVARRIVDRHVLRLIKLWLKAPIEERDDGDGTRRIGGGKSNTRGTPQGGVASPLLANIYMNRFLKYWRLTGRGEAFRAHVIAYADDFVILSRRHAAEALAWTKAVMTRLGLTLNEVKTSLKNADKERFDFLGYSFGPYCYKGNGKWYLSAGPSKKSMQRLKTKVGKLLAPGNNDPWPEVRDTLNSSLLGWSNYFCHGTRRSAFRSIDRYVYERVRDFLARRHKVAGRGTHRFSCEVVYGERGLLRLERLPLTAPPCASR; this is translated from the coding sequence ATGAACCTGACAACACCTGAAAAGATCCGGACCCTTCAGAGAAAGCTGTATCGTAAGGCGAAGGCGGAGCCTGCCTTCCGCTTCTACCTGCTCTACGACAAGATCCATCGCGAGGACATACTACGTCACGCCTATGCACTGTCCCGCGCGAAAGCGGGAGCGCCCGGCGTTGACGGAAAGACCTTTGCGGCGATCGAAGCGTCGGGTTTGGAAGCGTGGCTGGCGGGCCTGCGCGAGGAACTGATCTCGAAGACGTACCGGCCTGATCCGGTGCGGCGGGTGACAATCTCAAAACCCGGTGGCGGCGAGCGCCCGCTCGGTATTCCGACCATTCGGGACCGGGTTGTCCAAACCGCGGCCAAGCTCGTGCTGGAACCAATCTTCGAGGCGGACTTTGAGGACAATGCCTACGGCTATCGCCCCGTGCGCGGAGCGGTGGACGCGGTCAAGGAAGTGCACCGGCTGATAGGCCGGGGCTACACCGACGTGGTCGACGCCGACTTATCCCGCTACTTCGATTCGATTCCGCACGACGAGCTTCTGAAATCAGTAGCCCGTCGCATCGTGGACAGGCACGTGCTCCGGCTGATCAAGCTGTGGCTGAAGGCGCCGATCGAGGAACGGGATGATGGCGACGGGACCCGGCGCATCGGTGGTGGCAAGAGCAACACGCGCGGCACGCCTCAGGGCGGCGTCGCGAGCCCACTGCTCGCCAACATCTACATGAACCGGTTCCTGAAGTACTGGCGGCTGACCGGGCGTGGGGAAGCGTTCCGTGCACACGTCATCGCATATGCCGACGACTTCGTCATTCTCAGTCGCAGGCATGCGGCTGAGGCCCTGGCGTGGACGAAGGCGGTAATGACGCGGCTCGGGCTGACACTCAACGAGGTCAAGACCTCGTTGAAGAACGCCGACAAGGAACGCTTTGACTTCCTTGGCTACTCGTTCGGACCTTACTGCTATAAAGGAAATGGCAAGTGGTACCTGAGCGCAGGCCCCTCCAAGAAGAGCATGCAACGGCTCAAGACGAAGGTTGGAAAACTGCTGGCGCCTGGCAACAACGACCCGTGGCCCGAAGTGCGCGACACGCTGAACAGCTCCCTGCTTGGCTGGTCGAACTACTTCTGCCACGGGACACGCCGATCGGCATTCCGCAGCATTGACCGATACGTCTATGAGCGCGTGCGCGACTTCCTCGCCAGACGGCACAAGGTGGCAGGGCGTGGCACACACCGATTCTCCTGTGAGGTCGTCTATGGAGAACGAGGTCTGCTGCGTCTCGAACGCCTGCCCCTCACGGCCCCGCCGTGTGCCTCACGGTGA
- the pflB gene encoding formate C-acetyltransferase, translating to MKASAAVRKEADTSDCWKGFRPGDWQTSINVRDFIVRNVTPYAGNEDFLAGPSQRTKAVWAKLQPYFADERKKGVLAVDAKTPSTLLAHKAGYIDRDYEVVVGLQTDQPFKRAIFPFGGLRMVEAGLKAAGFEPDPAVHEAFTKYRKSHNDGVFDAYTPEIMNCRRSGIITGLPDSYGRGRIIGDYRRVALYGIDRLLEGKRAERAQIDDMWPTDEIIRSREELSEQIRALEDLASMANLYDRDISKPASNAQEAFQWTYFAYLGAIKEANGAAMSIGRISSFLDIYIERDLKAGLLDEARAQELWDQLVQKFRIVRFLRTPDYDALFSGDPYWATECIGGMDLDGRALVTKSSYRMMHTLYNLGPAPEPNITVLWSNKMPAPFKRYCVKVSRDTSSLQYENDDLMRPFWGDDYGIACCVSAMRLGKQMQFFGARVNLAKALLYAINGGRDEVSGDQVSPQTMPVIGDFLDYDDVMAKFDTTMEWLAKTYVHAMNCIHYMHDKYFYERLEMALHDRDILRTMAFGIAGLSVVADSLSAIKFGKMRVTRDATGLVVDYQNEGNQSTPQFGNNDDRVDQIASSIVTSFMEKIRKHPTYRNATHTQSVLTITSNVVYGKATGNTPDGRRKGEPFGPGANPMHGRDSHGWLASCLSVAKLPYKDAQDGISYTVSVAPQKAKLSESQLVDEAVKAFDLYFDRGGFHMNLNVIDKETLEDAIKNPDKYPQLTIRVSGYAVNFVRLTPEQQRDVISRTFHGQI from the coding sequence ATGAAGGCAAGTGCCGCTGTCAGGAAGGAAGCCGACACCTCCGATTGCTGGAAGGGTTTTCGTCCAGGTGACTGGCAGACTTCCATCAATGTTCGCGATTTCATTGTCCGGAACGTCACGCCTTACGCCGGCAACGAGGACTTTCTGGCTGGCCCATCGCAGCGCACAAAAGCCGTGTGGGCGAAACTACAGCCGTACTTCGCGGATGAAAGGAAAAAGGGGGTCCTTGCGGTCGATGCGAAAACTCCCTCAACGTTGCTGGCCCACAAAGCTGGTTACATCGATCGCGATTATGAAGTTGTGGTAGGCCTTCAAACCGATCAGCCGTTCAAGCGGGCAATCTTCCCGTTCGGCGGTCTACGAATGGTCGAGGCGGGGCTGAAGGCCGCTGGATTCGAGCCGGATCCGGCTGTGCACGAAGCTTTCACGAAATATCGGAAATCGCACAATGATGGCGTGTTCGACGCCTACACGCCGGAAATCATGAATTGCCGGCGCTCCGGCATCATCACCGGTCTCCCGGACTCCTATGGCCGCGGCCGCATCATCGGTGACTATCGCCGGGTCGCTCTCTACGGGATCGATCGCCTGCTTGAAGGAAAACGCGCGGAACGGGCGCAGATCGACGACATGTGGCCGACGGATGAGATCATTCGGTCGCGTGAGGAGCTATCCGAACAGATCCGTGCGCTCGAGGACCTGGCCTCGATGGCGAACCTCTATGATCGCGATATTTCGAAGCCCGCCTCGAATGCCCAGGAGGCATTCCAGTGGACCTATTTCGCTTATCTCGGCGCCATCAAGGAGGCCAACGGGGCGGCGATGTCGATCGGCCGCATCTCGAGCTTCCTCGATATCTACATCGAACGTGACCTGAAGGCAGGGCTTCTGGACGAAGCTCGGGCCCAGGAGCTCTGGGACCAGTTGGTGCAGAAGTTTCGCATCGTCCGCTTCCTTCGTACGCCCGACTACGACGCGCTGTTCAGCGGCGACCCCTACTGGGCGACCGAATGCATCGGCGGCATGGATCTCGATGGGCGCGCGCTGGTGACCAAGAGCAGCTACCGGATGATGCACACGCTCTACAATTTGGGGCCAGCCCCCGAACCGAACATCACGGTTCTCTGGTCGAACAAGATGCCCGCTCCGTTCAAGCGCTATTGCGTGAAGGTCAGCCGCGACACGTCTTCGCTGCAGTACGAGAACGACGATCTGATGCGGCCTTTCTGGGGCGACGATTACGGCATCGCCTGCTGCGTTTCGGCGATGCGATTGGGCAAGCAGATGCAGTTCTTCGGCGCCCGCGTCAACCTCGCAAAAGCCCTGCTGTACGCGATCAACGGCGGCCGCGACGAGGTCTCCGGCGATCAGGTCTCGCCCCAGACGATGCCGGTCATTGGCGACTTCCTCGACTATGACGACGTCATGGCCAAGTTCGACACCACGATGGAATGGCTCGCCAAGACCTACGTGCATGCCATGAACTGCATCCATTACATGCACGACAAGTATTTCTATGAGCGTCTGGAGATGGCGCTTCACGACCGTGACATTCTGCGAACGATGGCGTTCGGGATCGCCGGTCTTTCGGTGGTTGCCGACAGCCTGAGCGCCATCAAGTTCGGGAAAATGCGCGTCACCCGAGACGCGACAGGACTTGTCGTCGACTACCAGAACGAAGGCAACCAGTCGACGCCCCAGTTCGGCAACAACGACGACCGGGTCGATCAGATCGCCTCCAGTATCGTCACAAGCTTCATGGAGAAGATCCGCAAGCATCCGACCTATCGGAATGCGACGCACACCCAGAGTGTGCTGACGATCACTTCCAATGTGGTCTACGGCAAAGCCACCGGAAACACCCCCGACGGACGGCGGAAGGGTGAACCGTTTGGGCCTGGCGCCAACCCAATGCACGGACGCGATAGCCATGGCTGGCTCGCCTCCTGCCTGTCGGTAGCGAAGCTTCCCTACAAGGATGCGCAGGACGGGATCAGCTACACCGTCTCCGTTGCGCCACAGAAGGCTAAACTGTCGGAGAGCCAGCTCGTGGACGAGGCGGTCAAGGCCTTCGACCTCTATTTCGATCGGGGCGGCTTCCACATGAACCTGAACGTCATCGACAAGGAGACGCTCGAGGACGCGATCAAGAACCCAGACAAATATCCGCAACTCACGATCCGGGTTTCGGGCTACGCCGTGAACTTCGTCCGACTGACGCCGGAGCAGCAGCGAGACGTGATCAGCCGCACCTTCCACGGCCAGATTTGA
- the pflA gene encoding pyruvate formate-lyase-activating protein, whose amino-acid sequence MSTVQALEPGSRYDLRAGISPDAPDDDQIKDQEGAFGYCHSYETSSRYDGPGLRVVLFVSGCLLRCTYCHNPDTWHLKDGTYVAADHVLRRLGDFAPALLSLGGGLTITGGEPMVQLAFTRRIFAGAKEMGLHTAVQTSGFLGDRADASYLSEIDLVLLDIKSSDPETYRRTTGRDIAPTLRFAERLASLPKPVWVRFTLVPGETDDPANVDGIARFVAPMKNVEWVEVQPFHQMGSFKWKAMGLEYKLANTLPPSRDLVDRVIGQFRAAGCQAR is encoded by the coding sequence ATGTCGACGGTACAGGCACTGGAGCCCGGAAGCCGTTATGACCTCCGGGCGGGGATTTCGCCCGACGCGCCCGATGACGACCAAATCAAGGACCAGGAGGGCGCGTTCGGGTACTGCCATTCCTATGAGACGTCGTCGCGCTACGACGGACCGGGTCTGCGCGTCGTACTTTTTGTTTCGGGGTGCCTGCTGCGCTGTACGTACTGCCATAATCCAGACACCTGGCACCTCAAGGACGGAACTTACGTCGCGGCGGATCACGTACTGCGTCGGCTTGGTGACTTCGCGCCCGCGCTTCTGAGCCTTGGTGGAGGCCTGACCATAACGGGCGGCGAGCCCATGGTGCAGCTTGCCTTTACCCGGCGGATATTTGCCGGTGCGAAGGAGATGGGCCTCCACACGGCCGTCCAGACTTCGGGATTTCTGGGCGATCGCGCGGATGCTTCATACCTGTCCGAGATCGACCTCGTTCTTCTCGACATCAAGAGTTCCGATCCCGAAACCTATCGCCGAACCACCGGCCGCGACATCGCACCGACGCTTCGCTTCGCCGAGCGACTGGCTTCGCTGCCGAAGCCAGTCTGGGTTCGGTTCACCCTCGTGCCAGGTGAGACCGACGACCCCGCGAATGTCGACGGCATCGCGCGATTTGTCGCGCCCATGAAAAACGTCGAGTGGGTAGAGGTGCAGCCCTTCCACCAGATGGGTTCATTCAAGTGGAAGGCGATGGGTCTCGAATACAAGCTTGCCAACACATTGCCGCCCAGCCGGGATTTGGTGGATCGGGTGATCGGACAGTTCCGGGCCGCAGGGTGCCAAGCACGTTGA
- a CDS encoding TrkA C-terminal domain-containing protein has protein sequence MLDLARDIIGSQPILTAFLAIGLGYLVGQISIAGFSMGVGAVLFVGLAIGAFAPKAQIIGPIGLTGLIMFLYGIGILYGRQFFEGMVGVGQKYNLLALVACLAGLAVALGLGHIFSIKIGHTLGLYAGSMTSTASLQAALEVMKNKDPSIGYSIAYPFGVIGPILCIYFMTRIVKPKFPAKAQRFHMAEILIGQTFAGRRLDELTNSVLTEVEVTMVRKDGRNFVPTSDTVLSAGDALLVVSDREEAIAKAATQLGTLEPGRLASDRGDLDYIRVFVGKASVVGVPLASLPMPAGYPTHLLHVRRYDADLVPSPDLMLEFGDRVGVLMPPDRKEEIRRHFGDTVKAAAEFSYVSLGIGMVLGVLLGLIPIPIPGVGVVTLGIGGGPLIVALILGRLRRTGPMLWTMPLPANIVLRNFGLAMFLATVGVNSGQPFVRTVAESGFTMLFIGVAVLLTTVFIVLVVGHYVLKIPYDDLVGVASGATGNPAILVYSAKMAPTERPDIGYAMIFPSMTLVKVIAAQIVGLLATSGAGG, from the coding sequence ATGTTGGATCTTGCACGCGACATCATCGGGAGCCAGCCGATCCTGACGGCGTTTCTGGCGATCGGACTGGGCTATCTCGTCGGTCAGATCAGCATCGCCGGATTTTCTATGGGAGTTGGCGCCGTTCTTTTTGTCGGTCTCGCAATCGGAGCTTTTGCGCCGAAAGCCCAGATCATAGGTCCGATCGGCCTGACAGGCCTGATCATGTTTCTCTACGGGATCGGCATACTTTATGGCCGTCAATTCTTCGAGGGGATGGTCGGCGTCGGGCAGAAGTACAATCTGTTGGCGCTTGTTGCGTGCCTGGCCGGTTTGGCCGTTGCGCTCGGGCTGGGGCACATTTTCAGCATCAAGATTGGACACACCCTTGGTCTATATGCCGGATCGATGACGAGCACCGCGTCACTTCAGGCGGCGCTCGAAGTCATGAAGAACAAGGATCCGTCGATCGGCTATTCCATCGCATATCCCTTCGGGGTCATCGGTCCGATCCTATGCATCTACTTCATGACACGCATCGTGAAGCCAAAATTTCCCGCGAAGGCACAGCGTTTCCATATGGCCGAGATTTTGATCGGCCAGACGTTTGCCGGAAGGAGGCTCGACGAACTGACAAACAGCGTGCTCACCGAGGTCGAGGTCACGATGGTGCGAAAGGACGGGCGCAACTTCGTTCCGACGTCCGATACGGTTTTATCGGCAGGCGACGCTCTTCTGGTCGTTTCGGACCGCGAAGAGGCGATCGCCAAGGCGGCGACGCAGCTCGGGACCCTGGAGCCCGGCCGGTTGGCAAGCGATCGCGGCGATCTGGACTACATCCGGGTTTTTGTCGGAAAGGCCAGCGTGGTCGGCGTGCCTCTTGCCAGCCTTCCGATGCCGGCCGGTTACCCGACACATCTGCTGCACGTTCGGCGATACGATGCCGACCTCGTGCCGTCACCCGACCTGATGCTGGAATTCGGCGACCGGGTCGGCGTGCTGATGCCGCCCGACCGAAAGGAAGAGATCCGGCGTCACTTCGGCGACACGGTGAAGGCGGCTGCCGAATTCAGCTATGTCTCGCTCGGGATTGGGATGGTCCTGGGTGTTTTGCTCGGGCTTATTCCGATTCCGATCCCAGGCGTCGGTGTCGTTACACTCGGTATCGGGGGTGGGCCACTGATCGTTGCGCTCATTCTCGGCCGGCTCCGTCGCACCGGCCCCATGCTTTGGACCATGCCCCTGCCGGCCAACATCGTTCTTCGAAACTTTGGACTCGCCATGTTCCTCGCAACCGTTGGGGTGAATTCCGGACAGCCCTTTGTCCGCACCGTGGCCGAGTCAGGCTTCACGATGCTGTTCATCGGCGTAGCCGTGCTCCTGACGACGGTATTCATCGTCCTGGTGGTCGGCCACTACGTTCTCAAGATTCCATATGACGACCTGGTCGGCGTGGCATCCGGGGCAACTGGAAATCCCGCCATCCTGGTCTACTCAGCGAAGATGGCGCCGACCGAACGTCCGGACATCGGCTACGCCATGATCTTCCCGTCGATGACACTTGTGAAGGTAATCGCCGCGCAGATCGTCGGACTCCTGGCAACGAGCGGCGCAGGCGGATAA
- a CDS encoding formate/nitrite transporter family protein, producing MSDRVPAPQPPIFNLQAYSPAEIKEAVEKVGVKKANLPFLASFMLAIIGGGSVGFGALYYTIVASDAELSFATVRIVGGLVFSLGLALVLVGGAELFTGNNLIVMAWASGKVSTGTMLRNWTIVYFGNLVGSLGLIVLVFFSHHLDMNDGAIELSILKTAAGKIRPDMVTLFFKGILCNILVCAGVWLAYAGRSVTDKIVAVILPVSAFIAAGFEHCVANMYFLPLAWLLIQSGHAPANFDASPITMSGIIHNLVPVTLGNIVGGAGFVGAVYWAIYRAAFGASYPDEK from the coding sequence ATGTCTGACCGAGTGCCCGCGCCGCAGCCCCCCATCTTCAATCTGCAGGCTTACAGTCCTGCCGAGATCAAGGAGGCCGTCGAAAAGGTCGGGGTGAAGAAGGCGAATCTGCCGTTTCTGGCCTCGTTCATGCTGGCGATCATTGGAGGCGGCAGCGTCGGCTTCGGCGCTCTTTATTACACAATTGTTGCCAGTGACGCAGAACTCAGCTTCGCCACCGTGCGTATTGTCGGCGGGTTGGTATTCTCGCTCGGATTGGCGCTGGTGCTGGTGGGAGGCGCCGAACTATTTACGGGCAACAACCTGATCGTGATGGCCTGGGCGAGCGGAAAGGTCTCCACGGGGACCATGCTGCGTAACTGGACCATCGTGTATTTCGGCAACCTGGTCGGATCGCTTGGGCTCATCGTCCTGGTCTTTTTTTCACATCATCTCGACATGAATGATGGCGCCATCGAGCTGTCCATCCTGAAGACGGCTGCCGGAAAGATCCGGCCCGATATGGTGACGCTGTTCTTCAAGGGCATTCTTTGCAACATCCTCGTGTGCGCGGGGGTCTGGCTTGCCTATGCAGGCCGCTCAGTCACCGACAAGATTGTTGCGGTCATCTTGCCGGTTTCCGCGTTCATTGCGGCCGGGTTCGAGCACTGCGTCGCCAACATGTATTTTCTGCCCCTGGCGTGGCTGCTGATCCAGAGCGGCCATGCTCCGGCAAATTTCGACGCTTCGCCCATTACCATGTCCGGGATCATCCATAATCTCGTACCGGTAACGCTCGGCAATATCGTGGGCGGTGCCGGTTTTGTCGGCGCCGTCTACTGGGCAATCTACAGGGCGGCGTTCGGCGCGTCATATCCGGACGAGAAGTAG
- the fabI gene encoding enoyl-ACP reductase FabI: MIPTVKAKLLEGKKGLVVGIANDQSIAWGCAAAFRAFGADLAVTYLNDKAKKHVDPLARALESSIVMPLDVREPGQMEAVFDRITKEWGELDFVVHSIAFAPQQALHGRVVDVPLDGFLTTMQVSCWTFLRMAQLAEPLMKKGGTLFTMTYYGSRTVVKNYNIMGVAKAALESAVRYVSAELGPKGIRVHAISPGPLATRAASGIPEFDKLLEKAKAKAPARRLVSIEDVGAATAFLAHDVARLITGDTIYIDGGYHVVD, encoded by the coding sequence CTGATTCCGACCGTCAAAGCCAAGCTGCTGGAGGGCAAAAAAGGCCTCGTCGTCGGTATCGCCAACGACCAATCGATCGCCTGGGGCTGCGCCGCCGCATTCCGCGCCTTTGGCGCTGACCTCGCTGTCACCTATCTCAACGACAAGGCCAAAAAACACGTCGATCCGCTGGCGCGCGCGCTGGAGTCTTCCATTGTGATGCCGCTCGATGTCCGCGAGCCCGGCCAAATGGAAGCCGTGTTCGATCGGATCACCAAGGAATGGGGCGAACTGGACTTCGTCGTGCATTCCATCGCGTTCGCGCCGCAGCAGGCGCTGCATGGACGGGTTGTCGACGTGCCGCTGGATGGATTTCTGACCACCATGCAGGTTTCATGCTGGACCTTCCTTCGGATGGCCCAGTTAGCCGAACCATTGATGAAGAAAGGTGGAACCCTCTTCACCATGACGTATTACGGCAGCCGAACCGTCGTGAAGAACTACAACATCATGGGCGTTGCCAAGGCTGCGTTGGAAAGCGCCGTCAGGTACGTCTCCGCCGAGTTGGGACCGAAGGGCATTCGCGTGCACGCCATTTCTCCCGGCCCGCTGGCAACCCGGGCCGCGTCCGGCATCCCTGAATTCGACAAGCTGCTCGAGAAAGCAAAGGCCAAGGCCCCGGCACGCCGCCTTGTGAGCATCGAAGACGTCGGCGCCGCGACGGCCTTCCTGGCCCACGACGTAGCCCGGCTCATCACCGGCGACACGATCTATATCGATGGTGGATATCACGTCGTCGACTGA
- a CDS encoding acyl CoA:acetate/3-ketoacid CoA transferase: MPANPVRLTLQPVKALDSGKIVSAEEAASLIRDGDTIATGGFVGIGFAEEIALEIENLFLAKSEHAVPTGNKPCNLTLVYAGGQGDGNERGLNHFGHEGLVRRVIGGHWGLVPKLQKLAIANQIEAYNLPQGVISHLFRDISAKRPGHLTRVGLGTFVDPHHGGGKINERTKEDLVRLINIDREDFLFYRTFPIDVGIIRGTTADPDGNITMEKEALTLEALAIAMAARNSDGLVIAQVERIADRGSLNPRQVKIPGIMVDCVVVAKPENHWQTFSVQYDPAFSSEIRARIDSIPSMEMSERKIIARRAALELNVNSVVNLGIGMPEGIADVTNEEKIADLLTLTAEPGVIGGIPAGGLNFGAAVNAQTVIDQPYQFDFYDGGGLDAAFLGLAQADSEGNLNVSKFGPRLAGAGGFINISQNAKKLVFVGTFTAGRLGVTIEDGNLRILKEGAAAKFVREVEHRTFSGPFAVQRGQPVLYVTERCVFKLTPDGLELVEVAPGIDIEHDILARMEFRPIIRNPSIMDKRIFAPGAMGLRDQLLRMPIEQRLTYHPNENLFFVNFEGHRIRSHEDVEHVRRAVENKLVPLAHKVYAIVNYDNFEIFPDIIDEYSSMVRGLVDRFYSGVTRYTTSSFLRAKLGDALKQRAMAPHIYETAEEATAQLGSARKAAPHR, encoded by the coding sequence ATGCCAGCTAATCCAGTTCGACTAACGCTGCAACCGGTCAAAGCACTAGATAGCGGGAAGATCGTCAGTGCAGAGGAGGCGGCGAGCCTCATCCGAGACGGCGATACCATCGCCACGGGCGGTTTTGTCGGCATTGGGTTCGCCGAGGAAATAGCCCTGGAGATCGAGAATCTCTTTCTTGCGAAGAGCGAACACGCGGTTCCAACCGGCAACAAACCCTGCAATTTGACGCTGGTCTACGCCGGTGGGCAGGGTGACGGCAATGAACGCGGGCTGAACCATTTCGGCCACGAAGGTTTGGTGCGGCGGGTGATTGGCGGACACTGGGGGCTGGTACCGAAGCTTCAGAAGCTGGCCATTGCCAACCAGATTGAGGCCTACAATCTTCCCCAAGGCGTGATTTCTCACCTGTTCCGAGACATTTCCGCGAAACGCCCGGGACATCTCACACGCGTTGGACTTGGAACGTTTGTCGATCCTCACCATGGCGGCGGAAAAATAAACGAACGCACCAAGGAAGATCTCGTCCGTCTTATCAACATCGACCGGGAGGATTTTCTTTTTTACCGCACATTTCCAATCGATGTCGGGATCATCCGCGGTACGACCGCCGATCCCGATGGAAACATCACGATGGAAAAGGAAGCGTTGACGCTGGAAGCCCTCGCCATCGCAATGGCGGCCCGCAACTCAGACGGCCTGGTCATTGCCCAGGTGGAGCGAATCGCCGATCGCGGCTCACTCAATCCGAGGCAAGTCAAGATCCCGGGAATAATGGTCGATTGTGTGGTCGTTGCCAAGCCGGAGAACCATTGGCAGACCTTTTCCGTTCAGTATGACCCGGCGTTCAGCAGTGAAATTCGCGCCCGAATTGATTCGATCCCGTCAATGGAGATGAGCGAACGGAAAATCATTGCACGCCGTGCGGCGCTCGAGCTCAACGTCAATAGCGTCGTCAATCTCGGTATCGGCATGCCGGAAGGTATCGCCGACGTAACCAATGAAGAGAAGATCGCAGATCTGTTGACGCTGACCGCCGAACCCGGTGTCATCGGCGGCATACCGGCGGGCGGCCTCAACTTCGGGGCGGCCGTCAACGCCCAAACGGTCATCGATCAGCCCTATCAATTCGACTTTTACGACGGCGGGGGCCTCGATGCAGCCTTCCTTGGCCTCGCCCAGGCCGATTCGGAGGGCAACCTGAACGTCAGCAAATTCGGGCCGCGGCTGGCGGGCGCGGGCGGATTCATCAATATCAGCCAGAACGCCAAGAAGCTGGTGTTCGTCGGAACCTTTACGGCGGGCCGGCTTGGCGTGACAATCGAGGACGGAAACCTGCGGATCCTCAAAGAGGGCGCCGCGGCGAAATTCGTCCGCGAGGTCGAGCACCGGACGTTCTCCGGCCCCTTTGCGGTTCAGCGCGGGCAGCCCGTTCTCTATGTGACCGAGCGTTGCGTATTCAAATTGACGCCAGACGGCCTCGAGCTTGTCGAAGTGGCCCCCGGGATCGATATCGAGCACGACATTCTGGCCCGAATGGAGTTTCGGCCGATCATTCGCAATCCCTCTATCATGGATAAGCGAATCTTCGCACCCGGCGCCATGGGTCTGCGCGACCAATTACTGCGTATGCCGATTGAGCAGCGGCTCACCTACCACCCGAACGAAAACCTGTTCTTCGTCAATTTCGAAGGCCACAGAATTCGCAGCCACGAGGACGTGGAGCACGTTCGGCGCGCGGTAGAAAACAAGTTGGTCCCACTGGCTCACAAGGTCTACGCCATCGTCAATTACGATAACTTTGAAATCTTCCCCGACATCATTGACGAATACTCGTCCATGGTGCGAGGCCTCGTCGACCGCTTCTACTCCGGCGTCACCCGCTATACCACCAGCAGCTTCCTGCGCGCCAAGTTGGGCGACGCGCTGAAGCAGCGTGCGATGGCGCCGCACATCTACGAAACTGCAGAAGAGGCAACTGCCCAGCTTGGGTCTGCACGAAAGGCGGCCCCACATCGTTGA